From one Montipora capricornis isolate CH-2021 chromosome 10, ASM3666992v2, whole genome shotgun sequence genomic stretch:
- the LOC138022147 gene encoding beta-1 adrenergic receptor-like, which translates to MMSALENAGWITGFGLIAFLIIASNVMTMVAFYGCKNLLRMRSSYFLINLAAADLLVGAISIPMLIILLCYQLDSVTYRNIYTAVDVTSGFASVFTLTAIGLERLYAFCWPLRQRTVLNNAKYLLVICVVWTLAFAITSLHLLYKYHGIPYDMFFYVMMSCLGTCLFFICVSYIAIWIRMKLYFSLQRRPSANDKKVTRMLLGITLIFVLTWLPFYLLNIINFFCNSCVKGNLSPNVVFFCKLLHYANSFINPVIFTFQMSDFRAALAKKLCKSCYDVAEEIPKIKEIPLN; encoded by the coding sequence ATGATGTCCGCGCTTGAAAATGCTGGATGGATTACAGGATTTGGTCTGATTGCCTTCTTAATAATAGCAAGTAATGTTATGACCATGGTTGCCTTTTACGGCTGCAAGAACCTTCTGCGCATGCGTTCGAGCTACTTTCTCATCAACTTAGCAGCTGCTGATTTACTTGTTGGTGCAATCTCAATCCCTATGCTCATCATCCTGCTGTGCTATCAACTGGACAGCGTCACGTACCGGAACATTTACACCGCTGTGGATGTTACTTCTGGTTTTGCTTCTGTGTTCACGCTCACAGCGATTGGTTTAGAACGTCTCTATGCGTTTTGTTGGCCACTTCGTCAACGTACTGTCTTGAATAACGCCAAATACTTACTTGTTATTTGTGTTGTTTGGACCTTAGCATTTGCCATCACCTCACTTCACTTACTCTACAAGTATCATGGAATTCCCTATGACATGTTCTTTTATGTAATGATGTCATGTTTAGGCACATGTTTATTCTTCATTTGCGTATCATACATAGCCATTTGGATCAGAATGAAATTGTACTTCAGCCTACAGCGTCGCCCATCAGCAAACGACAAAAAGGTAACAAGAATGCTTTTAGGCATAACTCTGATCTTTGTGCTTACTTGGTTACcattttatttgttaaatatcatCAATTTCTTTTGCAATTCATGCGTCAAAGGCAACCTTTCAcccaatgttgtgtttttctgcaaATTATTGCACTATGCAAACTCATTCATAAATCCAGTCATCTTTACATTTCAAATGTCGGACTTCCGGGCAGCACTGGCGAAAAAGCTCTGCAAGAGTTGTTATGATGTGGCTGAGGAAATTCCAAAGATTAAGGAAATTCCATTGAATTAG